CGGCGAGCATGGCGCTGTTCGTCGAGGAGGGCGAGCGCTTCGATTCGGTGGCCTCCAGCATGTCCCTGCGCTCCATCTCGTGGAAGATCGGACAGGTCGCCGGGCCGGTGCTCGTCGGCAGCATCAAGGACTTCGTGTCGACGACGGCCGCCTTCCTCACCGCGGCGGCGTTCATCGTCGTCGCCACGGGCGTCTTCCTCGCCACCTACTACCGTACCGCGAGCGCGACGGCCCCGAACGCCGCGACGGGCGACTGAGCGGCGGTTTCGTAGTCGGCGTCGGCGCTCGTCACGGCTTCGTGAAGGAATCGGTGTCGACGCCGCGGGCCGACGGTCGGAGACTAGCGCCTGGCGACCGGCGGCGCCGCTCGCGGCGAAAGGTCGGTGTCGAGAAGGAGTGGCGTCCGATTCAGGCGGTCGAAGTTCGGTCGGTCTCCTCTTCGGCGTCGCGGGCCGACTCGGCGTCGTCCGCCGCGTCCGCGTCACCTTCGCTCATCGAGCGCAGTTCCTGGTCGATCTCCTCTCGGCCGCGCTTGAACTCGCCCATCGCCTGCCCGGACGAGCGCGCGAGTTTCGGGAGTTTGTTCGCGCCGAACAGGAGGACGACGATGAGGAGGACGATGAGGAGTTCGGGACCGCCGGGGATACCCGGGAACAACGGAACGAGTGTGAGTGACATCACCGTCGGTACGCGCCCGAGCGTTATCAACTTGTCACCCGTCCGACCGACGGGTGTAGGATGAGAAAGGTAGCGAAAGCGCCCGTTTCAGGCCTCGTACTCGGAGCCTTCGACTCGCCGGTACGTCTCGAGGCGGCGGTACTCGTGGATGACCCCGTCGTCGGTCAGCGACACCTCATACTGTCCGATGAGGTCCTGGGTGTCCGGCACGGACCGACGCTCGATGAGTTCGACCGTCGCCACCCATCCGTCCTCGCCGCGCATCAGACTGGTGACGCCGTCCAACTCGCGGCCGATGAGTTCGGGCACTTTGTCGCGGACCCGGTTTCGGACGGTGACGATGTTCGCGGGTTCTTCGGAGTCGGAATCGGAATCGGAGTCGGAGTCGGAGTCCGTCTCGTCCTGCGACTCCTCGTCCTCGGCGTCCGATTCTGATTTCGATTCCGTCGACTCCTGCGATTGCTCTTCGGCGTCCGCTTCGGAGTCGGAGTCGCGGTCGCTCTCTGTCGAGTCGGCTGATTCGGTCTCCTCTTCGGAGTCGGTGTCTTCTGGCACGTTGGAGTCCTCGCGTTCGTCGTCGTCCTCGGCGTCGGTCGTCTCCGCCGCGTCGGCCTCGTCGACGGTCTCGTTCTCGGGACCGTGCTGGTGACAGAAGCCGTTCTCCTTCGCGGGGCGCGAACATCGCTCGCCACCCTCGGTGACGGCCCTACACTGGTCGGGCACGGGTCAGGCCTCCTCAGGAGGCGTCGGGCGACGCTTGCGGGTTCGCGCGCCGAATGTCTATCTCCTGAAGGTCCTCTAAGTCGCCCTGACTCGCTTTCTCTATTTTCGCCATCTCTGACGCGTATGTCAGGAAGGTGTCCACCGAGGCGGCGACGATACGGGCCTCGACGGTCAGGATTTCGATACCGACGACGGACACGCGCGCCCATATGTCGATAACGATTCCCTTGTCGAGGATTCGGTCCAGCACGTCGGCCAAACTGGAAGCATCCGGGCTATCTGCTGGCATCGTCTGACCTCATCGCGTCACGTTATTTAATCATTCGGCCGTCCGAGAAAAATAACGGCTAACTGTCCCGTTCAGGTATATTTCTGTTTCGTTTCGTCGGCGAGCGAGCCAAAAGCTATACGGGTTCATCCGGCGAATTTTCCACCAATACTGCCATGAGTTCTCATCTGTACGCGTACGGCGTTATCGAGGCCGAGGACCTCGAACTGGACGTCGAGGGCGTCGAGGGGGAGGGCCCGGTCCAGACCGTGACGTTTCGGACGCTGTCGGCGGTGGTGACGCCCATCGACGACGTCGACGTCGAACGCACGGACGAGAACACGCGGGCGCACGACGAGGTACTCAGAGAGGTGATGATGGAGGGCGAGGGTCGGACCGTCGTCCCGATGCAGTTCGGGATGGCGTTCAAGAGTGCGCGGACGCTGAAGAGCGTCATGCGCGGGGGGCGACGCGCCTTCCGGAAGGCGCTGATGGACGTCGACGGGAAGGTGGAACTCGGCGTCAAAATCGTCGGCTCCGAGGACGGGGCGCTGACCCGCGAGGACGTGGCGGCCGACGTCTCCGAGCGACTCGTCGCCGTCAGCGACGAGGAGGCCGAGAACGACCTCTACTCCGAGCGCCTGCTGTTCAACCGGTCGTACCTCGTCGACCGCGACGCTCAGGAGGCCTTCGGCGAGGTCGTCTCCGAACTCGAAGACGACTACCCCGACGCGACCGTACAGTACACGGGGCCGTGGGCGCCCTACAACTTCGTCGACGTCGAAATCGAGGCGCAGTAACCGTGTTCCTCCTCGACGACATCCTCCTGTGGCCCATCACGAACGTGGTGGACGTGCTCCACTCGCTGGCGGTCCAGGAGATGTACGACACCGAGTCAATCCAGAGCGACCTCAAGGAGAACCAACTGCTCTACGAGATAGGCGAACGCGACGAAGCGGAGTACGAACGCGAGCGCGCCCGGTTGGAGTCCGAACTCGACGCCGCCGAACGCGCCCGCGAGCGACTCAGCGACAAGGTGGTGGTGCAGCGATGAGCGACGAAGAGCGTGCGGAGGGCGCGGAGCGCGACGCGGCGGTCGAAGGAGAGAGCGAGATGGACGTCTCCTCGCTCGTTATTCGGGCGTTGGAGCTGAGCGAGGCCGCGATGGACGCCGACGGCGAGGACGACTCCGAAGTGGCGGAGATTCTGCGCGACCTGCAGGTCGTCGTCGACGAGGCGGACGAACTGCTCGACGCCATCGACCTGACGGACCTCCCCGACGCCGTCGACGCCGAGGACGCCGACGAGGTGATACACGAGGAGAACCTCTCGGAGGCGATAACGAACGCCGACCCCGAGGAGGCGATTCGCCTCCGGAAACTGCTCGCCGTCATCGACATCGGCGAACTGTGGGACTCCGTCGACGTGCGCGACGTCTGGCGGAACAAACGCGAGTTCGAGGAGGCCCTCGAAGAACTCGACGAGACCGACGAGGACGATACCCTCCCGTTCGTCGACGACCTCACCGACGAGAGCGCGGACGAGGACGACGAACTGATCGACGTCGACGCCGGAGACGCCAAGGACGCGATAACGGGCGACGACGAGAAAGACGACGTCGAACTGCCCGACGAAGCGTACCAGACCGCGATACAGTCGAAGCTCTCCGACAGCGTCGACGAGTTCCGAGACGGCCTCGTCCGCACGCACGACCGCATCGAGCGACTGCGCGAGGAGAACCGCGAACGCGTCGAGCGAACCGGTCAACCCGACTCGCGGAACCCGACGGCGTACTCGACGCTCGCCGCCTCGCGCGGCGTCGCCGACGCCGACACGAAGTACTCGACCGTGCCGGCCGAGTCGAAGTACTCCAACGCGCCGAACCGAAAGCGGGTGTACGGGTCGCGGTTCGACCAGTTCGCCGAGGGGACGGAGGAGGAGGAGGACGATGCCTGATCCGGTCCGTCCGGGGCGCGACTCCGACAGCCTCGCGGACGTGGTCGAACTCCTCCTCGACAAGGGCGTCGTGCTCAACGCCGACATCGTCGTCTCCGTCGGCGAGACGGAACTGCTCGGCATCCGCCTCCGGGCGGCGCTGGCGTCGTTCGAGACGGCCTCGGAGTTCGGCCTGGAGTTCCCTTCGGGGACCGACATGGAGGCCGTCGAGGCGGCGAGCGAGCGCCGACGGCGGGCCAAGATGTCGCCGTCCGGTCGCCCCGGACTCGAAGGGGAGCGAGGCGACGACGAGGGTGAGACCGGCAGGAGCCGCGAGGACCGCTCCGTCGACGTGATGAACGCGAAGATAGGCGAGGAGGCGAGCGAGCGCTCCGTCGAGGCCGACGAGAACGGAGATGAGACGAGCGGCGGCGAGGACGAGTCGGACGACGAGAGCGAAGATGAGACCCGCGGCGGCGGCGGGAACGAGGAGGACGACGGGAACGGCGGAGACGATGGAGACGACGAGAACGACGAGAACGAGGAGGACGACGGAGAATGACGACGGTCGAAGTCGACGAGGACGGCGCGAACGGACTGACGGCCGTCGTCGTCGCCGTCGTGGAGATACTGGTCGACGCGCTCGAACGCGAGGCCATCCGCCGCATGGAGTCGGGGCGCCTCACCGACGAGGAGATAGAGCGCCTCGGGAGCCACCTCGCCCGGTTGGAAGAGGACCTCGAACGGTTGAAGGAGGACCAAGGGGTGGACCAGCAGGTCGACCAACTGCGCGGCGACCTGGACTCGCTCGTCGCCGACGCCGTCCACCAGGTCCGCACGGAAGAGCGTCGAAGAGGCGACAACGGCGGCGCGGCGCCGCCCGACGCGGGAGGGTCGCGTGAGCGACGCTGACGGGGCGCCCGACGGGGGCGATGGCTCCGAGGGCCGCTACCTCTACTGCGTCGTCCGCCGGGACGACGACGCCGCCGCGGGACTCGACGCCCGCGGCGTCGGCGGTGCGCCGCTCTCCGTGGTCTCGACCGAGCGACTCTCGGCGGTCGTCCACGAGCGCAGCGAACCGTACGAGTCGGACGCGCCCGACGAGGTGCGCGAGTGGTTGTACGACCACCAGGACGCCGTCGAGGACGTCGGCGAGGCGTTCGGGACGCCGGTGCCGTTCCGCTTCGACACCATCGTCCGCGGCGGCGACGGGACGATACGCGAGTGGTTACGGGCGAACGAGGAGACGCTCTCGGAGGCGCTGGACTCGCTGGCCGGCCGGTGGGAGTACCGCGTGGAGGTCGAGTGGGACCGCGAGGACCTCGCCGAACGGGTCGGCGGCGACGACGAGCGACTCGCGGAGCTATCGGAGAAGCTCTCGAACGCCTCCGAGGGGACGGCGTTTCTCGTACAGAAGCAGTACGACAAGCGGCTCTCAGAGCTCGTGAAACGCAGGCGGCGGGCGCGCGCGGACGAACTCGTCGCGGAACTGGAGTCGCGGACCGACGAGGTGCGCGAACTCGGCGACGCGCCGCAGACGCCGCTGACCGAGGCGCCGACGGGGCCGACGGCCCGATTCGCCGTCCTCGCCGACGAGGGGGAGTGCGACGCCGTCGGGGAGTACCTCGACACCGTCGCCGACGAGGACGGGGCGTCGGTTCGGTTCACCGGGCCGTGGCCGCCGTACACGTTCGCGCCGGACGCGCTCGAACCCGCGGAGGGAGGAACGAAAGAGG
This Halogeometricum sp. S3BR5-2 DNA region includes the following protein-coding sequences:
- a CDS encoding twin-arginine translocase TatA/TatE family subunit; the encoded protein is MSLTLVPLFPGIPGGPELLIVLLIVVLLFGANKLPKLARSSGQAMGEFKRGREEIDQELRSMSEGDADAADDAESARDAEEETDRTSTA
- the gvpO gene encoding gas vesicle protein GvpO, halophile-type, producing MPDQCRAVTEGGERCSRPAKENGFCHQHGPENETVDEADAAETTDAEDDDEREDSNVPEDTDSEEETESADSTESDRDSDSEADAEEQSQESTESKSESDAEDEESQDETDSDSDSDSDSDSEEPANIVTVRNRVRDKVPELIGRELDGVTSLMRGEDGWVATVELIERRSVPDTQDLIGQYEVSLTDDGVIHEYRRLETYRRVEGSEYEA
- the gvpA gene encoding gas vesicle protein GvpA; translated protein: MPADSPDASSLADVLDRILDKGIVIDIWARVSVVGIEILTVEARIVAASVDTFLTYASEMAKIEKASQGDLEDLQEIDIRRANPQASPDAS
- a CDS encoding GvpL/GvpF family gas vesicle protein, with the translated sequence MSSHLYAYGVIEAEDLELDVEGVEGEGPVQTVTFRTLSAVVTPIDDVDVERTDENTRAHDEVLREVMMEGEGRTVVPMQFGMAFKSARTLKSVMRGGRRAFRKALMDVDGKVELGVKIVGSEDGALTREDVAADVSERLVAVSDEEAENDLYSERLLFNRSYLVDRDAQEAFGEVVSELEDDYPDATVQYTGPWAPYNFVDVEIEAQ
- the gvpG gene encoding gas vesicle protein GvpG, translating into MFLLDDILLWPITNVVDVLHSLAVQEMYDTESIQSDLKENQLLYEIGERDEAEYERERARLESELDAAERARERLSDKVVVQR
- the gvpJ gene encoding gas vesicle protein GvpJ produces the protein MPDPVRPGRDSDSLADVVELLLDKGVVLNADIVVSVGETELLGIRLRAALASFETASEFGLEFPSGTDMEAVEAASERRRRAKMSPSGRPGLEGERGDDEGETGRSREDRSVDVMNAKIGEEASERSVEADENGDETSGGEDESDDESEDETRGGGGNEEDDGNGGDDGDDENDENEEDDGE
- the gvpK gene encoding gas vesicle protein GvpK is translated as MTTVEVDEDGANGLTAVVVAVVEILVDALEREAIRRMESGRLTDEEIERLGSHLARLEEDLERLKEDQGVDQQVDQLRGDLDSLVADAVHQVRTEERRRGDNGGAAPPDAGGSRERR
- the gvpL gene encoding gas vesicle protein GvpL; the protein is MSDADGAPDGGDGSEGRYLYCVVRRDDDAAAGLDARGVGGAPLSVVSTERLSAVVHERSEPYESDAPDEVREWLYDHQDAVEDVGEAFGTPVPFRFDTIVRGGDGTIREWLRANEETLSEALDSLAGRWEYRVEVEWDREDLAERVGGDDERLAELSEKLSNASEGTAFLVQKQYDKRLSELVKRRRRARADELVAELESRTDEVRELGDAPQTPLTEAPTGPTARFAVLADEGECDAVGEYLDTVADEDGASVRFTGPWPPYTFAPDALEPAEGGTKEEETNGTGPAE